In Streptomyces chartreusis NRRL 3882, the following are encoded in one genomic region:
- a CDS encoding response regulator: MSENAERDPAGAATVRIIVVDDHPVFRMGMSALLGSLPGLRVEAEADSLASAVAAAQAQRPDVVVMDLHLGDREPSGVEATREVLRVRPGAAVLVVTMLDDDDSVFAAMRAGARGYLLKGASPAEIERAVRAVANGEVILGPAVASRAVAHLTSARFANPAMALPELTSREHEVLDLVARGLDNLAISRRLVLSPKTVRNHLSNILTKLQASSRAEAIVRARQAGLGEN; this comes from the coding sequence ATGAGCGAGAACGCCGAGCGGGACCCGGCCGGGGCGGCAACGGTCCGGATCATCGTCGTGGACGACCATCCGGTCTTCCGCATGGGCATGAGCGCGCTGCTCGGTTCACTTCCCGGGCTGAGGGTGGAGGCGGAGGCCGACTCGCTGGCGTCGGCCGTGGCGGCGGCCCAGGCCCAGCGGCCCGATGTCGTCGTCATGGACCTGCACTTGGGCGACCGGGAGCCCTCGGGCGTGGAGGCCACGCGCGAGGTCCTGCGCGTTCGGCCGGGCGCCGCGGTCCTGGTGGTGACGATGCTGGACGACGACGACTCGGTGTTCGCGGCGATGCGGGCCGGGGCCCGGGGCTATCTGCTCAAGGGCGCCTCTCCCGCCGAGATCGAACGGGCCGTACGCGCCGTCGCCAACGGCGAGGTGATCCTCGGCCCCGCGGTGGCCTCACGGGCGGTGGCCCACCTGACGTCCGCGCGCTTCGCGAACCCGGCCATGGCGCTGCCCGAACTGACCTCGCGCGAGCACGAGGTCCTGGACCTCGTGGCCCGGGGCCTGGACAACCTGGCGATCTCACGGCGCTTGGTCCTCAGCCCGAAGACCGTACGCAACCACCTCTCCAACATCCTGACCAAGCTGCAGGCCTCCAGCCGCGCGGAGGCCATCGTCCGCGCCCGCCAGGCCGGCCTCGGCGAGAACTGA